In Lonchura striata isolate bLonStr1 chromosome 2, bLonStr1.mat, whole genome shotgun sequence, a single genomic region encodes these proteins:
- the LOC110475656 gene encoding gap junction beta-6 protein, giving the protein MDWGALHTVLGGVNKHSTSIGKIWLTVLFIFRIMILVVAAEKVWGDEQDDFVCNTLQPGCRNVCYDHFFPISHIRLWALQLIFVSTPALLVAMHVAYRRHEKKRQFRKGDQKCEFKDIEEIRKQRFHIEGSLWWTYTSSIFFRLIFEAVFMYAFYFMYDGFRMPRLMKCNAWPCPNTVDCFVSRPTEKTVFTIFMIAVSSICILLNVAELCYLLTKFFLRRSKKAGNSKQQPNHENKEETKQNEMNELISDSCQNTVIGFSSS; this is encoded by the coding sequence ATGGATTGGGGAGCTCTGCATACCGTTTTAGGAGGTGTAAATAAGCACTCCACCAGTATTGGGAAGATATGGCTCACAGTCCTCTTCATCTTCCGTATCATGATCCTGGTTGTGGCTGCAGAGAAAGTCTGGGGAGATGAACAAGATGACTTTGTCTGCAACACACTTCAGCCTGGTTGCAGGAATGTTTGCTATGATCACTTTTTCCCCATCTCTCACATCAGACTCTGGGCCCTGCAGCTGATCTTTGTCTCCACACCTGCGCTGCTGGTGGCCATGCATGTGGCTTACAGGAGGCATGAGAAGAAAAGGCAGTTCAGAAAAGGAGACCAGAAATGTGAATTCAAGGACATCGAAGAAATCAGGAAGCAGAGATTTCATATTGAAGGCTCCTTGTGGTGGACGTACACCAGCAGCATCTTTTTCAGACTGATCTTTGAAGCTGTCTTCATGTACGCGTTTTATTTCATGTACGATGGGTTCCGAATGCCTCGCTTAATGAAGTGTAatgcctggccctgccccaaCACTGTAGACTGCTTTGTTTCTCGACCTACTGAAAAGACAGTGTTCACCATTTTCATGATTGCTGTGTCCAGCATTTGCATTCTTTTAAATGTGGCTGAATTGTGTTACTTACTGACAAAGTTTTTCCTCAGAAGGTCTAAAAAAGCTGGAAATTCAAAACAGCAACCCAACCATGAGAATAAggaagaaaccaaacaaaatgaaatgaaTGAGTTAATATCTGATAGCTGCCAGAACACAGTTATAGGGTTTTCAAGTAGCTAA